In a single window of the Nocardioides massiliensis genome:
- a CDS encoding 2'-5' RNA ligase family protein, with product MPTIGVSIAVPPPWAQQLQAYREDLGDATARLIPTHITLVPPLEVSATELPAVHEQLARTAAEHGPFRIHLRGTGTFRPTSPVVFIALAEGISGCERLAAGLRRGPLAVELAFPYHPHVTIAHDLGDAALDRAFTEQADFECAFECDHFWLYHHSDAVGWEPTARFDLSGR from the coding sequence GTGCCGACCATCGGAGTCTCCATCGCCGTGCCCCCGCCGTGGGCGCAGCAGCTGCAGGCGTATCGCGAGGACCTCGGCGATGCCACGGCGCGACTGATCCCGACCCACATCACGCTCGTGCCGCCGCTGGAGGTCTCTGCCACCGAGCTGCCCGCGGTGCACGAGCAGCTCGCGCGCACAGCCGCCGAGCACGGCCCCTTCCGGATCCACCTGCGGGGGACGGGGACGTTCCGCCCGACCTCTCCGGTGGTGTTCATCGCGCTCGCCGAGGGGATCTCCGGATGCGAGCGGCTGGCCGCGGGACTGCGGCGTGGCCCACTCGCCGTGGAGCTGGCCTTCCCCTACCACCCTCACGTCACGATCGCGCACGACCTCGGTGACGCCGCGCTGGACCGCGCATTCACCGAGCAGGCCGACTTCGAGTGTGCCTTCGAGTGCGACCACTTCTGGCTCTACCACCACAGCGACGCCGTCGGCTGGGAGCCGACCGCCCGCTTCGACCTCAGCGGGCGTTGA
- a CDS encoding CAP domain-containing protein: MRSWNRPAVLVAAAALTVSGLTAGTATGSDADVPAGDQAPAPAAHSAPSAPGAGFGLAANGRSAQAINTKSKAAVRRAYRQRYAPTMEVPTGWTGSYAGCKAGNVTKRSRAATRQAINLVRAMAGLDPVGFRQNLNVQSQRAALMMGANQSLSHYPPRSWKCWSKAGAQAAQTGNLALRWPELRSGRVVEQYVDDEGSNNRAVGHRRWILNPATRWMGTGSTDIANAMVVVTPPAAGRATPRWIPWPTAGWFPNQMEPKGRWSFSSSDPRHDFSHALVAVRVVNGRKLKVTRHRPEVGAGPNTLVWQVKPRASRAHRVTITGIRDASTGKRFKRSYVVRLFNAR; the protein is encoded by the coding sequence ATGCGCAGCTGGAACCGTCCCGCCGTCCTCGTGGCCGCCGCCGCCCTCACCGTCTCGGGCCTCACAGCCGGCACAGCGACCGGCTCCGACGCCGACGTCCCGGCCGGCGACCAGGCTCCTGCGCCCGCCGCCCACTCCGCCCCCTCCGCCCCCGGAGCCGGTTTCGGTCTCGCGGCGAACGGGCGCTCCGCCCAGGCAATCAACACCAAGAGCAAGGCCGCCGTACGCCGTGCGTACCGGCAGCGCTACGCACCGACGATGGAGGTCCCGACCGGGTGGACCGGGTCCTACGCCGGCTGCAAGGCGGGCAACGTGACCAAGCGGTCGCGGGCAGCGACGCGCCAGGCGATCAACCTGGTGCGCGCGATGGCCGGACTCGACCCCGTCGGGTTCCGGCAGAACCTCAACGTCCAGTCCCAGCGCGCGGCCCTGATGATGGGCGCCAACCAGAGCCTGTCGCACTATCCGCCGCGGTCCTGGAAGTGCTGGTCCAAGGCCGGCGCCCAGGCGGCGCAGACCGGCAACCTGGCCCTGCGGTGGCCCGAGCTGCGGTCGGGCCGCGTCGTGGAGCAGTACGTCGACGACGAGGGCAGCAACAACCGCGCCGTCGGCCACCGCCGCTGGATCCTCAACCCGGCCACCCGCTGGATGGGCACCGGCAGCACCGACATCGCCAACGCGATGGTGGTCGTGACACCCCCGGCAGCCGGACGCGCGACCCCGCGGTGGATCCCCTGGCCGACCGCCGGCTGGTTCCCCAACCAGATGGAGCCCAAGGGTCGGTGGTCGTTCAGCTCCAGCGACCCGCGCCACGACTTCTCGCACGCCTTGGTCGCCGTCCGCGTGGTGAACGGCCGCAAGCTCAAGGTCACGCGTCATCGTCCCGAGGTCGGAGCCGGTCCCAACACCCTCGTCTGGCAGGTCAAGCCGCGCGCCTCGCGTGCGCACCGCGTGACGATCACCGGCATCCGCGACGCCAGCACGGGCAAGCGGTTCAAGCGGTCCTACGTCGTGCGGCTCTTCAACGCCCGCTGA
- a CDS encoding succinate dehydrogenase/fumarate reductase iron-sulfur subunit yields MNLTLKIWRQANAAAEGAMHTYQLSGISPDMSFLEMLDILNEDLAEKGEEPVAFDHDCREGICGTCSLMINGDAHGPEVTTTCQLHMRSFKDGDTITIEPWRADSFPVVKDLCVDRGALDRMIQAGGFVSANTGSAPEANSVPAPRDKAMRAFNVATCIGCGACVAACPNGSASLFLGAKITHLGELPQGQPERHTRVASMVSQHDHEGFGGCTNIGECTAACPKEIPLDVISQLNKDLRQAMREGH; encoded by the coding sequence ATGAACCTGACACTGAAGATCTGGCGGCAGGCGAATGCCGCCGCCGAGGGTGCGATGCACACCTACCAGCTCAGCGGCATCTCGCCGGACATGAGCTTCTTGGAGATGCTCGACATCCTCAACGAGGACCTCGCCGAGAAGGGCGAGGAGCCGGTGGCGTTCGACCACGACTGCCGCGAGGGCATCTGCGGCACGTGCTCGCTGATGATCAACGGCGACGCCCACGGCCCGGAGGTCACCACGACCTGCCAGCTGCACATGCGGTCCTTCAAGGACGGCGACACGATCACGATCGAGCCCTGGCGCGCCGACTCGTTCCCGGTCGTCAAGGACCTCTGCGTCGACCGGGGCGCGCTCGACCGGATGATCCAGGCCGGCGGCTTCGTCTCTGCCAACACCGGTTCGGCGCCCGAGGCCAACTCCGTGCCGGCCCCGCGGGACAAGGCCATGCGCGCCTTCAACGTGGCGACCTGCATCGGGTGCGGTGCGTGCGTCGCGGCCTGCCCCAACGGTTCCGCGTCGCTGTTCCTGGGCGCGAAGATCACCCACCTCGGCGAGCTCCCCCAGGGCCAGCCGGAGCGCCACACCCGCGTGGCGAGCATGGTCTCCCAGCACGACCACGAGGGCTTCGGCGGGTGCACCAACATCGGTGAGTGCACCGCGGCGTGCCCGAAGGAGATCCCGCTCGACGTGATCAGCCAGCTCAACAAGGACCTGCGTCAGGCCATGCGCGAGGGGCACTGA
- a CDS encoding fumarate reductase/succinate dehydrogenase flavoprotein subunit: MAGTTLHDGLTPLNGPSEQTSDDARGYYTHGEKIVDPVAPTGPIKDRWTTRRFENRLVNPANRRKLDVIIVGTGLAGGAAAATLGEAGYNVKSFCYQDSPRRAHSIAAQGGINAAKNYKEDGDSTFRLFYDTVKGGDYRSRESNVYRLAEVSANIIDQCVAQGVPFARDYGGLLDNRSFGGVQVSRTFYARGQTGQQLLLGAYQAMERQVGAGTVKQYTRHEMLELIVVDGKARGIIARDLVTGEIETHLADAVVLASGGYGNVFFLSTNAMGSNVTATWRAHRKGAYMANPCYTQIHPTCIPVSGDHQSKLTLMSESLRNDGRIWVPKNAEDCDKDPRDIPEEDRDYYLERIYPSFGNLVPRDIASRQAKNMCDEGRGVGPAVKEIGADGQERMVRRGVYLDFTDAIARLGEDAVREKYDNLFDMYERITGENPYQVPMRIYPAVHYVMGGLWVDYHLQSNIPGLFVTGEANFSDHGANRLGASALMQGLADGYFVLPNTIREFLADGPFEKIDESHPAVVEARTSVEERINTFMSINGTRTPDSFHKELGAIMWEYCGMERSEAGLRKAIDLIRELKAEFWSNLKVLGTPDSLNQSLEKAGRVADFIELGELMCIDALNRRESCGGHFRAESQTEDGEALRHDEEFAYVAAWEWGGDDGQPVLHKEDLIYTAIEMKQRSYK; the protein is encoded by the coding sequence ATGGCTGGTACGACTCTCCACGACGGGCTCACCCCCCTCAACGGGCCTTCCGAGCAGACCTCGGACGACGCCCGCGGCTACTACACCCACGGCGAGAAGATCGTCGACCCGGTGGCCCCGACCGGTCCGATCAAGGACCGCTGGACCACGCGCAGGTTCGAGAACCGCCTCGTCAACCCGGCGAACCGTCGCAAGCTCGACGTCATCATCGTCGGCACCGGACTGGCGGGCGGCGCAGCCGCTGCCACGCTCGGCGAGGCCGGCTACAACGTGAAGTCCTTCTGCTACCAGGACTCCCCGCGGCGGGCGCACTCGATCGCGGCACAGGGCGGCATCAACGCGGCGAAGAACTACAAGGAGGACGGCGACTCCACCTTCCGGCTGTTCTACGACACCGTGAAGGGCGGCGACTACCGCAGCCGCGAGTCCAACGTCTACCGCCTGGCCGAGGTCAGCGCCAACATCATCGACCAGTGCGTCGCCCAGGGCGTGCCGTTCGCCCGGGACTACGGCGGCCTCCTGGACAACCGGTCCTTCGGTGGCGTGCAGGTCTCCCGGACGTTCTACGCCCGCGGCCAGACCGGCCAGCAGCTGCTGCTCGGTGCCTACCAGGCGATGGAGCGGCAGGTCGGTGCCGGCACGGTGAAGCAGTACACCCGCCACGAGATGCTCGAGCTGATCGTCGTGGACGGCAAGGCCCGCGGCATCATCGCCCGCGACCTCGTCACCGGCGAGATCGAGACCCACCTCGCCGACGCGGTCGTCCTCGCCTCCGGTGGCTACGGCAACGTCTTCTTCCTGTCGACCAACGCCATGGGCTCCAACGTCACCGCGACGTGGCGCGCCCACCGCAAGGGCGCCTACATGGCGAACCCCTGCTACACGCAGATCCACCCGACCTGCATCCCGGTCTCCGGCGACCACCAGTCGAAGCTGACCTTGATGAGCGAGTCGCTGCGCAACGACGGTCGCATCTGGGTGCCGAAGAACGCCGAGGACTGCGACAAGGACCCGCGCGACATCCCCGAGGAGGACCGCGACTACTACCTGGAGCGGATCTACCCCTCCTTCGGCAACCTGGTCCCCCGCGACATCGCCTCCCGCCAGGCCAAGAACATGTGCGACGAGGGTCGCGGTGTCGGCCCCGCGGTCAAGGAGATCGGCGCGGACGGCCAGGAGCGGATGGTGCGTCGCGGCGTCTACCTCGACTTCACCGACGCCATCGCCCGACTCGGCGAGGACGCCGTCCGGGAGAAGTACGACAATTTGTTCGACATGTACGAGCGGATCACCGGCGAGAACCCCTACCAGGTGCCGATGCGGATCTACCCCGCCGTGCACTACGTCATGGGTGGGTTGTGGGTGGACTACCACCTGCAGTCCAACATCCCGGGCCTGTTCGTGACCGGCGAGGCGAACTTCTCCGACCACGGCGCCAACCGGCTCGGCGCCTCGGCGCTCATGCAGGGTCTCGCCGACGGCTACTTCGTCCTGCCCAACACCATCCGCGAGTTCCTCGCCGACGGTCCGTTCGAGAAGATCGACGAGAGCCACCCGGCGGTCGTCGAGGCGCGCACCAGCGTCGAGGAGCGGATCAACACGTTCATGTCGATCAACGGCACCCGCACGCCCGACAGCTTCCACAAGGAGCTCGGCGCGATCATGTGGGAGTACTGCGGCATGGAGCGCAGCGAGGCCGGCCTGCGTAAGGCGATCGACCTCATCCGTGAGCTCAAGGCGGAGTTCTGGAGCAACCTCAAGGTGCTGGGCACCCCCGACAGCCTCAACCAGTCGTTGGAGAAGGCCGGCCGGGTCGCCGACTTCATCGAGCTCGGCGAGCTCATGTGCATCGACGCCCTCAACCGCCGCGAGTCCTGTGGTGGGCACTTCCGCGCGGAGTCGCAGACGGAGGACGGCGAGGCGCTGCGCCACGACGAGGAGTTCGCCTACGTGGCGGCCTGGGAGTGGGGCGGTGACGACGGCCAGCCCGTCCTGCACAAGGAAGACCTGATCTACACGGCTATCGAGATGAAGCAGCGGAGCTACAAGTGA
- a CDS encoding succinate dehydrogenase cytochrome b subunit, giving the protein MATPTLATGIRTTRSTIALKLIMAVSGLLFIAFVLGHMYGNLKAFGGELAFNEYAHHLRELGEPMLPHSGALWIMRIGLIVALVAHVVASVILARRAAKARTSKYVMKKNRASSFSSRTMRWGGATLLVFLIWHLLNFTVGKVNPQGGETNNPYTLMVDTFDLWWMTLIYLIAMVALGLHLHHGTWSAMQTLGFTNTAASRLRAKAAGWVVAVVIAGGFSLVPLAVLLGIIEK; this is encoded by the coding sequence GTGGCAACCCCGACCCTTGCAACGGGCATCCGGACGACGCGTTCGACGATCGCCCTGAAACTGATCATGGCCGTCAGCGGACTGCTCTTCATCGCGTTCGTCCTCGGTCACATGTACGGCAACCTGAAGGCGTTCGGCGGTGAGCTGGCGTTCAACGAGTACGCCCACCACCTGCGCGAGCTCGGCGAGCCGATGCTCCCGCACTCCGGCGCCCTGTGGATCATGCGCATCGGCCTCATCGTGGCGCTCGTCGCCCACGTGGTGGCCTCGGTGATCCTGGCGCGCCGCGCGGCCAAGGCCCGGACGTCGAAGTACGTCATGAAGAAGAACCGCGCCTCGTCGTTCTCCTCGCGCACCATGCGCTGGGGCGGCGCGACGCTGCTGGTGTTCCTCATCTGGCACCTGCTGAACTTCACCGTCGGCAAGGTCAACCCCCAGGGCGGTGAGACCAACAACCCCTACACCCTGATGGTCGACACGTTCGACCTGTGGTGGATGACCCTGATCTACCTGATCGCGATGGTGGCCCTCGGACTGCACCTGCACCACGGCACCTGGAGCGCGATGCAGACCCTCGGCTTCACCAACACCGCTGCCTCGCGCCTGCGGGCGAAGGCGGCCGGCTGGGTCGTGGCGGTCGTCATCGCCGGCGGCTTCTCGCTGGTCCCCCTGGCCGTCCTGCTCGGCATCATCGAGAAGTAA
- a CDS encoding methylmalonyl-CoA mutase family protein gives MTTQDAGPVDEGPVEGGLDEPTELEPSQGTLELADAGDSWELSDWEAETAKVLRKSGRLGADDPDAAVWDKLTRRTLDGIAVTPLGRAADLENRTTAGRPTRVGAWDIRSQVGLDDPKATHDAALAELEGGATSLWLVADGASGAPEVATALTDVLLDLAPVVLESRGDAIALAQAFLAYADERGLDPHPGSNLGADPVGAALRAERDPAIGEELAAVARLAADHGILGVVVDATVVHDRGASDVQELGYATALGAAYLRALTDAGLELAQAAALVEFRFAATGEQFPTIAKLRAARRLWARVLELSGAAESDRIQRQHAVTSRPMLSAYDPYVNMLRTTVAAFAAGVGGADAVTVLPFDSPLGRSESFGRRIARNVSHLLIEESRVAQVTDPAGGAYAVERLTDELAVAGWEELGRVEESGGVVAALTDASFWDRVAEVVARRDQQVAQRKRPITGLSEFPDAAETRLVRESDPLQPPVRRYGAAFEALRDEPRGSVFLASMGTVAAHTARVTFASNLFAAGGIAVTYPGPLPDVDAVLAAYDGRPVVCLAGSDAAYAEWGRELVAALREAGAQHVILAGKPGELDVDDSCAMGVDALAFLNRTREVSA, from the coding sequence ATGACCACGCAAGACGCAGGCCCAGTCGACGAAGGTCCAGTCGAGGGTGGGCTCGACGAGCCGACCGAGCTCGAGCCGAGCCAAGGGACGCTGGAGCTCGCCGACGCCGGTGACAGCTGGGAGCTGTCCGACTGGGAGGCCGAGACCGCCAAGGTCCTGCGCAAGAGCGGACGGCTCGGGGCCGATGACCCCGACGCCGCGGTGTGGGACAAGCTGACCCGCCGCACCCTCGACGGGATCGCGGTCACCCCGCTGGGTCGCGCCGCCGACCTCGAGAACCGCACCACCGCTGGGCGTCCGACTCGCGTCGGGGCCTGGGACATCCGCAGCCAGGTCGGCCTTGACGACCCGAAGGCCACCCACGACGCCGCGCTCGCCGAGCTCGAGGGCGGCGCGACCTCGTTGTGGCTGGTGGCAGACGGGGCCAGCGGTGCCCCGGAGGTGGCCACCGCACTCACCGACGTACTGCTGGACCTTGCGCCCGTCGTGCTGGAGTCCCGCGGGGACGCCATCGCGCTCGCCCAGGCCTTCCTCGCGTACGCCGACGAGCGCGGGCTCGACCCCCACCCGGGATCGAACCTCGGCGCCGATCCGGTCGGTGCCGCCCTGCGGGCCGAGCGCGACCCGGCGATCGGCGAGGAGCTCGCCGCGGTGGCCCGACTGGCAGCCGACCACGGCATCCTCGGTGTGGTCGTCGACGCCACGGTGGTGCACGACCGCGGCGCCTCCGACGTCCAGGAGCTCGGCTACGCGACCGCGCTGGGCGCGGCGTACCTCCGCGCGCTCACCGACGCCGGCCTCGAGCTCGCCCAGGCGGCAGCGCTCGTCGAGTTCCGCTTCGCCGCGACGGGGGAGCAGTTCCCCACCATCGCCAAGCTGCGGGCCGCTCGCCGGCTATGGGCACGGGTGCTCGAGCTGAGTGGTGCGGCGGAGTCCGACCGCATCCAGCGCCAGCACGCCGTGACGAGCCGGCCGATGCTCAGCGCCTACGACCCCTACGTCAACATGCTGCGCACGACGGTGGCGGCGTTCGCGGCCGGCGTCGGCGGAGCCGATGCGGTCACGGTCCTGCCGTTCGACAGCCCGCTGGGCCGTTCGGAGAGCTTCGGCCGCCGCATCGCGCGCAACGTCTCGCACCTGCTGATCGAGGAGTCCCGCGTCGCGCAGGTCACCGACCCCGCGGGCGGGGCGTACGCCGTCGAGCGGCTCACCGACGAGCTCGCCGTCGCCGGGTGGGAGGAGCTCGGCCGGGTCGAGGAGAGTGGAGGTGTCGTGGCGGCCCTGACCGACGCGTCCTTCTGGGACCGGGTCGCCGAGGTCGTCGCCCGCCGCGACCAGCAGGTCGCGCAGCGCAAGCGCCCGATCACCGGTCTGTCGGAGTTCCCCGACGCCGCCGAGACCAGGCTCGTGCGCGAGTCCGACCCGCTGCAGCCGCCGGTGCGGCGCTACGGCGCGGCCTTCGAGGCCCTGCGCGACGAGCCGCGGGGCTCGGTGTTCCTCGCCTCGATGGGCACCGTCGCCGCCCACACCGCCCGGGTCACGTTCGCGAGCAACCTCTTCGCCGCCGGCGGCATCGCCGTCACCTACCCCGGTCCTCTACCCGACGTCGACGCCGTGCTCGCGGCGTACGACGGGCGCCCGGTCGTGTGCCTGGCCGGCAGCGACGCGGCGTACGCCGAATGGGGACGCGAGCTGGTCGCTGCCCTGCGAGAGGCCGGGGCCCAGCACGTGATCCTCGCCGGCAAGCCCGGCGAACTGGACGTCGACGATTCCTGCGCGATGGGCGTCGATGCCCTCGCCTTCTTGAACCGCACCCGGGAGGTGTCGGCATGA
- the scpA gene encoding methylmalonyl-CoA mutase codes for MSIPSSFAGLPLDGGSTAAPPPQGGEAWASPEGIDVLGVYGPEHLAGLDALDTLPGLSPFLRGPYPTMYTTQPWTIRQYAGFSTAEESNAFYRRNLAAGQKGLSVAFDLATHRGYDSDHPRVRGDVGMAGVAIDSIYDTRVLFDGIPLDEMSVSMTMNGAVLPVLALYIVAAEEQGVKPEQLAGTIQNDILKEFMVRNTYIYPPLPSMRIISDIFAFTSARMPRFNSISISGYHIQEAGATADLELAYTLADGVEYIRAGLEAGLDIDAFAPRLSFFWAIGMNFFMEVAKMRAARALWARLVREFDPKNPKSLSLRTHSQTSGWSLTAQDVYNNVARTCIEAMAATQGHTQSLHTNALDEAIALPTDFSARIARNTQLLLQQESGTTQTIDPWAGSYYVERLTHDLAERAWGHIQEAEQYGGMAKAIEAGIPKMRIEEAAARTQARLDSGTQKLIGVNTFRLADEDPLDVLKVDNASVYSQQIAKLERLRAERDEDACRRSLEALTNAAERGAGQGLEGNLLALAIDAARAKATVGEISDALEKVYGRHQATIRTISGVYKSEAGGNELMDRAIAATAEFEENEGRRPRILVAKMGQDGHDRGQKVVVTAYADLGFDVDVGPLFSTPEEVAQQAVDNDVHVVGVSSLAAGHLTLVPELKRALADLGREDILIVVGGVIPPDDVPALLEMGATSVFLPGTVIAEAALELLEKLSAQLHG; via the coding sequence ATGAGCATCCCCAGCAGCTTCGCAGGTCTGCCGTTGGACGGTGGGTCCACCGCCGCGCCGCCGCCGCAAGGCGGTGAGGCGTGGGCGAGCCCCGAGGGCATCGACGTCCTGGGCGTCTACGGGCCCGAGCACCTCGCGGGGCTCGACGCGCTCGACACGCTGCCCGGACTGAGCCCGTTCCTGCGTGGGCCGTACCCGACGATGTACACCACCCAGCCGTGGACGATCCGTCAGTACGCCGGCTTCTCCACCGCCGAGGAGTCCAACGCGTTCTACCGCCGCAACCTCGCGGCCGGCCAGAAGGGCCTCAGCGTCGCGTTCGACCTCGCGACCCACCGTGGCTACGACTCCGACCACCCGCGGGTGCGCGGTGACGTCGGCATGGCTGGCGTGGCCATCGACTCGATCTACGACACCCGCGTCCTCTTCGACGGCATTCCGCTCGACGAGATGAGCGTGTCGATGACGATGAACGGCGCGGTGCTGCCCGTCCTCGCGCTCTACATCGTCGCGGCCGAGGAGCAGGGGGTGAAGCCGGAGCAGCTCGCAGGGACCATCCAGAACGACATCCTCAAGGAGTTCATGGTCCGCAACACCTACATCTACCCGCCGCTGCCGTCGATGCGGATCATCTCCGACATCTTCGCGTTCACGAGCGCGCGGATGCCGCGGTTCAACTCGATCTCGATCTCCGGCTACCACATCCAGGAGGCCGGTGCGACGGCCGACCTGGAGCTGGCCTACACCCTGGCCGACGGGGTGGAGTACATCCGCGCCGGGCTCGAGGCGGGCCTCGATATCGACGCGTTCGCCCCGCGGTTGAGCTTCTTCTGGGCGATCGGGATGAACTTCTTCATGGAGGTCGCCAAGATGCGCGCGGCCCGGGCCCTCTGGGCGCGGCTCGTGCGCGAGTTCGACCCGAAGAACCCCAAGTCGCTGTCGCTGCGCACCCACAGCCAGACCTCCGGCTGGTCGCTGACCGCGCAGGACGTCTACAACAACGTCGCGCGCACCTGCATCGAGGCGATGGCTGCGACGCAGGGACACACGCAGAGCCTGCACACCAACGCCCTGGACGAGGCGATCGCGCTGCCGACCGACTTCTCGGCACGGATCGCCCGCAACACCCAGCTCCTGCTGCAGCAGGAGTCCGGCACGACGCAGACGATCGACCCGTGGGCGGGCTCCTACTACGTGGAGCGGCTCACCCACGACCTCGCCGAGCGCGCCTGGGGTCACATCCAGGAGGCCGAGCAGTACGGCGGCATGGCCAAGGCGATCGAGGCCGGCATCCCCAAGATGCGCATCGAGGAGGCGGCTGCACGCACGCAGGCACGTCTCGACTCCGGCACCCAGAAGCTGATCGGTGTCAACACGTTCCGGCTGGCCGACGAGGACCCGCTCGACGTGCTCAAGGTCGACAACGCCTCGGTCTACTCCCAGCAGATCGCCAAGCTTGAGCGGCTGCGCGCCGAGCGCGACGAGGACGCCTGTCGGCGCAGCCTCGAGGCGCTGACCAACGCTGCTGAGCGCGGCGCCGGGCAGGGGCTCGAGGGCAACCTGCTGGCGCTGGCGATCGACGCGGCCCGGGCCAAGGCCACGGTCGGGGAGATCTCCGACGCCCTGGAGAAGGTCTACGGCCGCCACCAGGCGACGATCCGTACGATCAGCGGGGTGTACAAGTCCGAGGCGGGCGGCAACGAGCTGATGGACCGCGCGATCGCTGCCACCGCGGAGTTCGAGGAGAACGAGGGCCGCCGCCCGCGCATCCTCGTCGCGAAGATGGGCCAGGACGGGCACGACCGCGGCCAGAAGGTCGTGGTCACGGCCTACGCCGACCTCGGCTTCGACGTGGACGTGGGTCCGCTGTTCAGCACCCCGGAGGAGGTCGCGCAGCAGGCGGTCGACAACGACGTGCACGTCGTCGGTGTCTCCTCGCTCGCGGCCGGCCACCTCACGCTGGTGCCGGAGCTGAAGCGCGCGCTGGCCGACCTCGGCCGCGAGGACATCCTGATCGTGGTCGGGGGCGTCATCCCGCCCGACGACGTCCCCGCGCTGCTGGAGATGGGAGCCACCTCGGTCTTCCTGCCCGGCACGGTGATCGCCGAGGCCGCACTCGAGCTGCTCGAGAAGCTCTCCGCGCAGCTGCACGGCTGA
- the meaB gene encoding methylmalonyl Co-A mutase-associated GTPase MeaB, giving the protein MARPVDVGAIAAGVRDGNRAAVARAITLVESSHPRHRQAARDLLTELTGVAAERPAAWRVGISGVPGVGKSTFIESLGTYLTGEGHRVGVLAVDPSSVRTGGSVLGDKTRMARLSSDPAAYVRPSPSAGTLGGVARATAQAMTVLEAAGYDVVLVETVGVGQSEVTVAGMVDTFLFLTLARTGDSLQGIKKGILEIADVIAVNKADGDREPEARVAARDLAGAIRLVHGGAKAHGWVPPVLTCSGLTGDEVDTVWARVGAHRDHLGDDGLARKRAHQQLDFTWALVRDELEQRLRRSEEVRRVREEVSARVLEGELTAPLAADAILAAYDGRDEGEQD; this is encoded by the coding sequence ATGGCGCGTCCGGTCGACGTCGGGGCGATCGCTGCGGGGGTGCGCGACGGCAACCGCGCCGCGGTCGCCCGGGCGATCACGCTCGTCGAGTCCAGCCACCCTCGGCACCGGCAGGCCGCCCGTGACCTCCTGACCGAGCTCACCGGCGTGGCCGCCGAGCGGCCGGCGGCGTGGCGGGTCGGCATCTCCGGCGTACCCGGCGTCGGGAAGTCGACGTTCATCGAGTCCCTCGGCACCTACCTCACCGGCGAGGGGCACCGGGTCGGCGTGCTCGCCGTCGACCCCTCGAGCGTGCGCACCGGCGGCTCGGTGCTGGGCGACAAGACCCGCATGGCGCGGCTCAGCAGCGACCCCGCGGCGTACGTCCGACCGTCGCCCAGTGCCGGCACCCTCGGTGGCGTGGCACGCGCCACCGCGCAGGCGATGACGGTGCTGGAGGCGGCGGGCTACGACGTGGTGCTCGTCGAGACGGTCGGCGTGGGCCAGTCCGAGGTGACGGTCGCCGGGATGGTCGACACGTTCCTGTTCCTCACCCTCGCCCGCACCGGTGACTCCCTGCAGGGCATCAAGAAGGGCATCCTCGAGATCGCCGACGTCATCGCGGTCAACAAGGCCGACGGTGACCGCGAGCCCGAGGCGCGGGTCGCCGCGCGCGATCTCGCCGGTGCGATCCGCCTGGTCCATGGTGGCGCCAAGGCGCACGGCTGGGTGCCGCCGGTCCTCACCTGCTCGGGTCTGACCGGCGATGAGGTGGACACCGTGTGGGCCCGGGTCGGCGCCCATCGCGACCACCTCGGAGATGACGGCCTCGCGCGCAAGCGCGCCCACCAGCAGCTCGACTTCACCTGGGCGCTCGTGCGCGACGAGCTCGAGCAGCGGCTGCGACGCTCCGAGGAGGTACGCCGGGTGCGCGAGGAGGTCAGCGCGCGGGTGCTCGAGGGCGAGCTCACCGCACCGCTGGCGGCCGACGCGATCCTGGCGGCGTACGACGGACGGGACGAGGGGGAGCAGGACTGA